The Haloterrigena turkmenica DSM 5511 genome includes the window GACTATCGGGGAACACCTTCCCGACCTCGTCCCCTTCATGGACGACCAGTACACGCGTCAGGCCGTCTACCAATCTCGGCGATCCTTCGAGGACAAGGTTCGTGAAGCGGGCGCGACGTTCCTCTACGGCGCCTACGCCGACTTCTTCACGGCCGACGAGGTCGACGATATCGTCTACGAAGCGACGGAGGTCGCGCGGTTTCTGATCGAAGTCGAAGGAGCTTCCCTCTCACCGACCGGCGAATCGGACGCGGAAGAACGGATTAAAGCGGCGATGGAAGCCGTCCACCGCTCGAGTCGCGACCTTCGATACGACCGCTGTCCGAACTGCGGCGAGCGACTCGGGGAGGACGCGATCGAATCGGAGTGAAATGATAGAATCGAGGTTCACGAGACCGTTACCGAGGTCAGTACTGCTCCCGACTGATAGGACGATGCTCCGAGCGAAACGGGACGACTGACCGTCGGTACGAGCGAATTCCGCTCGAGACAGTGACTTCGGATCGGCCACAGGATACTTACCGCTAAGGCAGAGTCTCTCTGCATCGAATGGATTCTGAGGGCGATATTACTCGACGGCGGCTGCTCCGAACCGTTCCAGTGGCCGGCAGCGTCGGCCTCGCCGGCTGTGCCGAGCAGACCGGCGACGAGACTGGCAACGGAACAGATACCACTGGGAACGAAAGCGACGAAGAACCGACGCAAACCGAATCCGAGACCGAAACCGACGACGAACCCGAGGAAACGCCGGATCCACCGAACGTTGAGAGTCAGATCATCCAGCGGGACAAGCCAGCGATAACGAACGTCCGCCACGTCGTCGAAGGGACGATGACGTGGCCGTCGATCGGCTGGGAAGACCTCGTCGATTCCGATCTCCTCGGCGTCTGGGAAACGACGGACGAACGGCTCTACTTCTCATACAATCGTGAGTTCGTCGTGAATGGGGCAGATTACCAGTACAGTGGCGGGTACGCCACACGGAACGGCTATCTCTATCTCAAATACGAGTCAGGGGCCTCGCAGGAGTTCCAGTACCGAATCGAGGGCGGTCGATCAGCACCGATCCTCGAGCTATACCAGAACGGGGAACGCAAGGCCACGTACGAACAGACGGAGACGGAAGACGATCAGCGAGGTCCAGTTGCGGTAGCCGAAGATCAGATCGCCGTTCCCGAACAGAATGCGACCACGAAACGCGAAGACGTCCAGACCGGTGCAGTGGGATCAGGCTTTATCGTCTCGCCTGACGGTACCGTCGTCACGAACGCACACGTCGTCGGCGCGCATCAAAACTCGGAAGAGACGGCGTACGAGCGGTTCGCAGTGAAGCAGAGCGAAGCGCTCCGACAGGACCTCTCGTCGAGTGGAAGCTTGACCGACGAGCAGGTGGAGGAGACGGGTCGGATACTGTACGAGGAGATAATGGGCTACTACGAGGAAAACGGAACCCTCCGAGACGTCTCCGAGTCGGTACACGTCCTGAACGGGAAGGCGACGACCGACGACGACCTCGAAGTCGAGAGCTGGTCCGCCGAGGTCGAGACCGCGGGGACCGTCTACAAGGAGGACGACGGAGAGCCGTCGATGGGCCGCGACATCGCGGTACTGGACATCGACGGGGAGAACCTCCCGACGGTGACGCTCGGTAGCGCGAACGACCTCAGCACCGGCGAAAACCTCTACATCATCGGCTATCCGGACATCGGTATCAGCGAGTTCTTCGATACCACGAACACTACTCTCGAGCCCACGATGACGACCGGCATCGTCAGTGCGCGGCGCGAACTCAACACCGGAATCAACTCGATCCAGACCGACGCGGCGATCAACGGCGGCAACAGCGGCGGTCCGATGTACAACAGCGACGGTGAGGTCGTCGGCGTCGCGACGTTCAGCCCCAACGATGCTCAGATCCAGGACATCCAGTTCGGCCTCCCGATCGAAATCACGACGGGATTCCTGACCGAACTTGGCATCGAGAACACCACGGGCGAGATGCAGTCCGCCTACGAAGCGGGTCTCGATGCCTACTGGCGTGGCGACTGCGAGACGGCGACGGCGAAGATGGAGACCGCCCTCGATCTGTATCCAGATCATCCGCAAGCGCAGTCGTACATCACGGACTGCGAGAACGGCGAGGCGCCCGGACAGGGGTCGTAATTACGAGTACGTTTCTGGGTTCCACTCGCCACCGAGTTCCGTCCGTTTAGTGGTCTCGAACGAGCCGCCTTCGAAGATCGTCACGCGACCGGTCTCCTCGCTCAGCGTCAGCGTCGAGATCACGTTCGTCCGTCTCGAGGTGTCCAGCGCGCTCATGTGCCGGGACCCCATCCACTCCTCGTACTCGTCTCTCTGCTCGTCGAGGGTCTCGAGTTCCTCGGGCATCAGATCGGTAAAGCGGACCATCTGTTCCTGCACGACGCCGTCGACGCTGACGACGAGCGCGCCGTCCCGCGTCATCGCGACCTCGCGGGCCGTCTCGTAGAAGCTCTCCAGATCCAGACAGACGTCCCGGCAGCGGTCGGTCGGCCACGTGTTCCGCCCCATCGGGTCCGCGAAGTCCGCGACCGACGGGCCCGTGACAACCGCGACGTACATCCCCGGCCCCTTCACGTACTGTTCGCCCCACCGATCGAAGTTCAGGCTGATCGACTCGAGCGCGTGGTGGAGACAGTCGATCAGCTCCCGGACCCCGTCGTGGGTCTCGTAGGCGATTCGCAGCTCGTCGTCCATACCGGCTTTTGGGACCGGCACGCCGTAACCCCGGTGCCTGAACGGCCCCGTCGGGTCCGTCGGGCGGTTCGGGAGCGGACCACTTTTTGCCGCGCCGCGCCGATAGCGACCGAATGCTGACCAAGGACCTGCTCCGCGTCTCGCGGGCCGGAGGCGGCTACCACCTCCAGTTCGCCGATCGGGAGCACCGTCCGCTCGCCGCCCGCGTCATTGGGACGTATCAGGGCCACGTCGGCGAATCTCGCGCGGAACTCGAGGCGGCCGTGACTGAACTTGAACGCGGTGCGGACGATTTCAAGCTCGTCAGAGGGCTGTCGGCGCTGCTCGAGCGCGACGCGACGTTCGAGACCGACGCCGAGATCGATCCCGAACGCGCTCGTCGGGCTGCCTTCGAGGCCGCCGAGGCCGTCGGCGTCGTGACCGAGGACGAGCGTGCGATGGCCCTCGTTCGCGCCGGCGAGTCGCTGGGCGTCTCGGCCGACGACGTCGCGGGGGCGCTGTACGCCGACCTCGAGGAGCGGCAGGTCCTCATCGAACTGGCGTCGCGGTGGGAGCCGGACGAGCTGGTGGCCCAGTACAACCTCTCGCTGGCACAGACCGCCCTTTTCGACGCAACCGAGCTTCGGGTCCGCTCGAGCGATCCGAAGGCGCTCGTTTCGGCGATCAAGCGACTGCGACTGATGTACGAAATTCGACGGCTGGAGAACGACGAGGTCGGCGAAGCGCCCGATCGAGGCATCGCCGAGCGCGAGGTGATCGTCACCGGGCCGACCCACCTCTTCCGGGCGACCCGCCGGTACGGCACTCGGTTTGCCCGCCTCTTGCGGACGGTCGCGAAAGCCGAGGAGTGGCGCCTCGAGGCGACGATCGACGACCGCGGGACCGAACGGACGCTCCGTCTGTCCCACGAGGATCCCGTCCGCGTCCCCGACGCAGAGCCAGTTGCCGAGGTCTCCTTCGACAGCGGCGTCGAGGCCGATTTCGCCGCGCGCTTCTCGACTCTCGATCTCGAGTGGGATCTCGTGCGCGAACCCGCGCCCCTCGCGACGGGAACGCGGGTGATGATCCCCGATTTCGCGTTCGACTATCGTCCTGGGGGCAGCGCCCGCAGGGACTCGTCGGACGAGTCCGACGGAGGGCACAGCGAGTTCCGCGTCTACTTCGAAATCATGGGCTTCTGGACGCCCGAGTACGTCGAGAAGAAACTCGCACAGCTGTCGGACCTCGAGGACGTCGAACTGATCGTCGCCGTCGACGAGTCCCTCGGCGTCGGCGAGGAAATCGCGGCCCGAGACTTCCGGGCGATCCCCTACTCCGGAAGCGTCCGGCTGAAGGATGTCGCCGGCGTCCTCCGGGAGTACGAGCGCCAACTCGTCGCCGAGAGCGCCGCCGCGCTGCCGGACGAACTGTGCCCCGACGAGGACGTACTCTCGCTCGAAGCGCTGGCCGGCCGGCGGGGCGTCAGCGAGGACGCGCTGGTCGACGTCGCGTTTCCGGACCACGTGCGGGTCGGCCGGACGCTCGTCCGGCCGGCCGTCCTCGAGTCGCTGGCGGACGAGATCGAGGCCGGAATGGCGCTGGCCGACGCCGAGAAGATCCTCGAAGCGGCCGGATTCAGCGATTCGAGTGCGATCCTCTCGGAACTCGGTTATCGCGTCGAGTGGGAGGGGCTGGCCGGCGGGACGCTCGTCGAGCGGTAGTCGGACCGTCGCGTCGTCGGTGCGAACGACGACGTACGGAAGCCTCGAGCGCATTGGAGCGGCGGTTCGAGAGGTGTTCGCGGATCGATAGCTCGGATCCCCAACTCGAAATCTACTAGGATTCCGAGAGATGCCCCATCAACATCATCTTTAGTTATATACGTTTTTTCGGTCGGCTTCGTCGGGTCACGTTCACACGTGTCGGACTCCGGAGAGGGTTCGATCCAATTTCTTTAGTACGCAGACTTAACCGAGTGAGGTGTCAAAGAAGGAATGTGCATCCCTGTGACCAACCACCGTGATACCGAGCCGATACAGATCCTGCTCGTCGAGGACAATCCCGGTGACGTTCGGCTGGTGGAGGAAGCGTTCCGCGAAGCGGGCGTCGAGACGACGTTCCATACGGCCCACGACGGCGATACGGCCCTCGAGTTCCTTCGCGATCAGCGGGCCGACGTCGACCCCTCCGACCTGAGTCTGGTCCTCCTCGATCTGAACCTGCCCCGGACGAGCGGGTTCGACGTCCTCGAGGCGATCAAGACGGAGCCGGACGTGAGTGCGCCGCCGGTGCTCGTGCTCACGAGTTCGGAGGCGACCGAGGACATCGCCCGGAGCTACGAGCTCTGTGCGAACGCCTATCTCACCAAACCGAGCGATCCCGACGAGTTCACCGAGATCGGCCGAGCCGTCGAAGCCTTCTGGTTCGACGAGGCGACGTTACCCCCCGCGTCCGCGTGACTCCGTTCTGCGAGCGCCGACCGTCGATCCGACCGCCAGCCGAGCGTCGGCCCCAGCGTTATCCCGCCCGCCGTCCTACGATCGACTATGCCGACGGCAACTCCCGGCCTCCACCACGTCACCGCCATCGCGAGCGACCCGCAGCGAAACTACGAGTTCTACACCGAGACGCTCGGCCTCCGACTCGTTAAACGGAGCGTCAATCAGGACGACGTCTCGGTCTATCACCTCTTCTACGCCGACCACGAGGGGACGCCGGGGACGAGCATGACTTTCTTCCCCTACACCGACGCCCGCGACGGACAGGTCGGCGCGGGCCAGGTCAGCGCGGTGTCGTTTCTCGTCCCCGACGGCTCGATCGACTACTGGCGCGAGCGACTCGCGGACGCCGGCGCCGACCCGGACGAACCGCGCGAGCGGTTCGGTGACACCGTCCTCTCGTTTACCGACCCCGACGGGTTGCCGCTGGAACTGGTCGCTCGTGCGGACGCGCCGGCGGCGAACCTCCCGGAGAGCCCCGTTCCCCACGCCCACGCGATTCGGGGCTTCTTCGGCGTGACGCTCTCGCTGACCGGCGCCGATCCGACCGGCGACCTGCTGAAAGAGATGGGCTACCGCCAGACAGACCGCGACGGCACGCGCAAGCGATACACGGCCGATGGCGACCTGGGCTTCGTCGTCGACATCGTGGAGGATCCGCAGGCGCGACGCGGGATCCCCGGCGCGGGCACCGTCCACCACATCGCGTTTCAGGTCGCCGAGGACGAACAGGACGAGTGGCGCCAGTTCCTGATCGATCACGGCCTGCGACCGACCGAGATCATCGACCGCAAGTGGTTCAAATCGGTCTACGCTCGCGAGTACGGTACCGTGCTCTTCGAGTACGCCACGAAGGAGCCGGGGTACACCGTCGACGAGGAACTCGAGGACCTCGGCGACCGACTCGTCCTCCCAGAGTGGCTCGAGGACCGACGCGAGGAGATCGAGACCGGATTGCCGGACCTGTCCCATTGACATCCTCCCCGCGCTAAAGCGCGAGGATTCTTCCGTTGGGAGCTCGGCTATACCGATTCCACGGAGGCAACTTGCGGGTTTGTGCGCACTTCTCTGGGACTTTCGTAACCGTCGGAACGTGATTTCGGGATTCGTCGAGTCGCGACACTCGTGGTCGGACGGAAAACACGTCCACGATTCACGTCGCCCGCGCACGAGTCGTGACGTAGATCCCCGCCAGTACGACGACGCCACCGAGAACCGTCACGACTTCCGGAACCTCCCCGAGCAACGCGAGCGCGAGAATCGCGCTCCCGACGGGTTCGCCCAGTAACGAGACGCTCACGACGCTCGACTCGACGTACTTCAGCGCCCAGTTGATGACCGTGTGCCCGAACATTCCCGGTACGAGCGCCATCGCGAGGAAGAGCCCCCACTCCGTCTGGGAGTAGCCGAGCAGCGGCTCACCGGTCCCGACGGCGAGGAAGCCGAGGGCGACGGCACACGCAGCGTAGACGACGAACGTGTACGCGAACAGCGAGAGCCGCTGGCGAAGCGAGCGTCCCGTGAGGGTGTAGACGGCGCCGACGACCGCGCCGGCGAGCGCGAGGGCGTTGCCGTAGAGTTGGGTCGAGCTATCCGCGAACGCGGTGGCGAGCGCCGCGACGATGTCGCCGCCACCGAACAGCGGGCCGACGACGAGCGGACCGACCGACATCGCGAACGCGCCCGCGAGCGCGACGGCCATCCCGCCGACGATCCGCGGCGTGAGTCGTTCGTCGAGGAGGGCCGCCGCGCCGGCGCCGACGAATATCGGCTGGGTGGTGATCAGCGTCACTGACGCCGCCACCGTGGTCCACTCCAGACTCTCGAAAAAGCTCGCGAAGTGGGCGGCGAGCGCCAGCCCGGAGCCCGTAGCGAAGACGAGGTCGCGTCTCGAGATCGCCCGGAGGTCATCGACGTCGCGGA containing:
- a CDS encoding DUF790 family protein — translated: MLTKDLLRVSRAGGGYHLQFADREHRPLAARVIGTYQGHVGESRAELEAAVTELERGADDFKLVRGLSALLERDATFETDAEIDPERARRAAFEAAEAVGVVTEDERAMALVRAGESLGVSADDVAGALYADLEERQVLIELASRWEPDELVAQYNLSLAQTALFDATELRVRSSDPKALVSAIKRLRLMYEIRRLENDEVGEAPDRGIAEREVIVTGPTHLFRATRRYGTRFARLLRTVAKAEEWRLEATIDDRGTERTLRLSHEDPVRVPDAEPVAEVSFDSGVEADFAARFSTLDLEWDLVREPAPLATGTRVMIPDFAFDYRPGGSARRDSSDESDGGHSEFRVYFEIMGFWTPEYVEKKLAQLSDLEDVELIVAVDESLGVGEEIAARDFRAIPYSGSVRLKDVAGVLREYERQLVAESAAALPDELCPDEDVLSLEALAGRRGVSEDALVDVAFPDHVRVGRTLVRPAVLESLADEIEAGMALADAEKILEAAGFSDSSAILSELGYRVEWEGLAGGTLVER
- a CDS encoding diadenylate cyclase — its product is MDDELRIAYETHDGVRELIDCLHHALESISLNFDRWGEQYVKGPGMYVAVVTGPSVADFADPMGRNTWPTDRCRDVCLDLESFYETAREVAMTRDGALVVSVDGVVQEQMVRFTDLMPEELETLDEQRDEYEEWMGSRHMSALDTSRRTNVISTLTLSEETGRVTIFEGGSFETTKRTELGGEWNPETYS
- a CDS encoding VOC family protein encodes the protein MPTATPGLHHVTAIASDPQRNYEFYTETLGLRLVKRSVNQDDVSVYHLFYADHEGTPGTSMTFFPYTDARDGQVGAGQVSAVSFLVPDGSIDYWRERLADAGADPDEPRERFGDTVLSFTDPDGLPLELVARADAPAANLPESPVPHAHAIRGFFGVTLSLTGADPTGDLLKEMGYRQTDRDGTRKRYTADGDLGFVVDIVEDPQARRGIPGAGTVHHIAFQVAEDEQDEWRQFLIDHGLRPTEIIDRKWFKSVYAREYGTVLFEYATKEPGYTVDEELEDLGDRLVLPEWLEDRREEIETGLPDLSH
- a CDS encoding S1C family serine protease, whose translation is MDSEGDITRRRLLRTVPVAGSVGLAGCAEQTGDETGNGTDTTGNESDEEPTQTESETETDDEPEETPDPPNVESQIIQRDKPAITNVRHVVEGTMTWPSIGWEDLVDSDLLGVWETTDERLYFSYNREFVVNGADYQYSGGYATRNGYLYLKYESGASQEFQYRIEGGRSAPILELYQNGERKATYEQTETEDDQRGPVAVAEDQIAVPEQNATTKREDVQTGAVGSGFIVSPDGTVVTNAHVVGAHQNSEETAYERFAVKQSEALRQDLSSSGSLTDEQVEETGRILYEEIMGYYEENGTLRDVSESVHVLNGKATTDDDLEVESWSAEVETAGTVYKEDDGEPSMGRDIAVLDIDGENLPTVTLGSANDLSTGENLYIIGYPDIGISEFFDTTNTTLEPTMTTGIVSARRELNTGINSIQTDAAINGGNSGGPMYNSDGEVVGVATFSPNDAQIQDIQFGLPIEITTGFLTELGIENTTGEMQSAYEAGLDAYWRGDCETATAKMETALDLYPDHPQAQSYITDCENGEAPGQGS
- a CDS encoding response regulator, with product MCIPVTNHRDTEPIQILLVEDNPGDVRLVEEAFREAGVETTFHTAHDGDTALEFLRDQRADVDPSDLSLVLLDLNLPRTSGFDVLEAIKTEPDVSAPPVLVLTSSEATEDIARSYELCANAYLTKPSDPDEFTEIGRAVEAFWFDEATLPPASA
- a CDS encoding DMT family transporter; the encoded protein is MTRWTASLPLEERVDPMLGVAVAITAISTSAILVRWSGAPSVVKAFYRVLFMTAAVAPFALRDVDDLRAISRRDLVFATGSGLALAAHFASFFESLEWTTVAASVTLITTQPIFVGAGAAALLDERLTPRIVGGMAVALAGAFAMSVGPLVVGPLFGGGDIVAALATAFADSSTQLYGNALALAGAVVGAVYTLTGRSLRQRLSLFAYTFVVYAACAVALGFLAVGTGEPLLGYSQTEWGLFLAMALVPGMFGHTVINWALKYVESSVVSVSLLGEPVGSAILALALLGEVPEVVTVLGGVVVLAGIYVTTRARAT
- a CDS encoding DUF5806 family protein translates to MPEDTHSSATSSATDTDRFERLEGADYDRVTEFLRDRVAFTAREWAVARLCADFRTGTGVEMTTIGEHLPDLVPFMDDQYTRQAVYQSRRSFEDKVREAGATFLYGAYADFFTADEVDDIVYEATEVARFLIEVEGASLSPTGESDAEERIKAAMEAVHRSSRDLRYDRCPNCGERLGEDAIESE